The Tenebrio molitor chromosome 5, icTenMoli1.1, whole genome shotgun sequence genome has a segment encoding these proteins:
- the LOC138132033 gene encoding uncharacterized protein, with product MSAEQIKNIENLIPLGKGKKMVNWKIKRFTASGQNYGSLMLSVDIVVKTPTGSEEIHAIAKAIPHSEFIQKLFNAPVTFRNEITFYKKILPMLQRFQRQHGVKEVIDFVPKYYGSRLNLKGDEDKVDQDALLLLENLTVANYTTLDRTQGFDLDAAKLIITDLAQFHAVPLAFKLKKPEVFEREIMPYLRLWVPKQRGRIYLRKKLSQLIDDIEELKPVKERILKVFDESFTPRETRETFATIVHNDCWMNNFLFKLENGKPVKSVMVDYQSCSYGSPARDIVFFLFSSVKDDVLKDHYDDLIKLYHQIFMSTLGKLKCVKTPFIFEALQQEINYEARYSQFVHVAFMLYPIFIPKAEVRDITEHDAKMMLSHKIPEAQKRKFVFIVNEFIKRKWI from the coding sequence ATGAGTGCAGAACAAATTAAGAACATAGAGAATCTCATCCCGCTAGGTAAGGGTAAAAAGATGGTCAACTGGAAAATAAAACGTTTCACGGCATCTGGTCAAAATTATGGCAGTTTGATGCTAAGTGTCGACATCGTAGTCAAAACTCCTACAGGAAGTGAAGAAATCCACGCTATTGCCAAAGCGATCCCACACAGCGAATTTATTCAAAAGCTATTCAACGCTCCGGTGACTTTCCGAAACGAAATCActttctacaaaaaaattcttccgATGTTGCAACGGTTCCAAAGACAACACGGTGTCAAAGAAGTTATCGATTTCGTCCCAAAGTATTACGGAAGCAGACTCAACTTAAAAGGTGACGAGGACAAGGTGGATCAAGACGCACTTTTGCTACTGGAGAATctaacagttgcaaattatACCACCTTGGATCGAACCCAAGGGTTCGATTTGGACGCAGCCAAACTCATCATCACCGACTTGGCGCAGTTCCATGCGGTACCTTTGGCCTTCAAGTTGAAGAAACCTGAGGTTTTTGAACGGGAAATCATGCCGTACTTGAGGCTGTGGGTTCCAAAACAACGAGGACGCATTTACTTGCGCAAAAAATTAAGCCAGTTGATTGACGACATAGAAGAACTGAAACCGGTGAAAGAAAGAATTCTAAAAGTGTTCGATGAGAGTTTCACCCCACGTGAAACTCGAGAAACTTTCGCGACTATCGTTCACAACGATTGTTGGATGAATAATTTCTTGTTCAAACTAGAAAATGGTAAACCCGTAAAAAGTGTAATGGTGGACTATCAGTCCTGCAGTTATGGCTCACCTGCTAGAGACatagttttctttttgttcagCAGCGTTAAAGACGATGTTTTGAAAGACCATTACGACGATTTGATCAAGTTGTACCACCAGATCTTCATGTCAACGCTAGGAAAGTTGAAATGTGTTAAGACACCGTTCATTTTTGAAGCTCTTCAACAGGAAATTAACTACGAAGCCAGATATTCACAGTTTGTACACGTGGCATTTATGCTTTACCCAATATTTATTCCTAAAGCTGAAGTGCGAGACATCACCGAACATGATGCTAAAATGATGTTGAGTCACAAAATTCCCGAAGctcaaaaacgaaaatttgtatttattgttaatgaatttataaaaagaaaatggatCTAA
- the LOC138131834 gene encoding uncharacterized protein, whose product MSAEQIKNIEDLILISDGKKIVDYKIKRLTAPGENSGSLMLKVDFTVKTPTGNEEIHAAAKTVPPNELIQEVFNTAVTFRNEIAFYKKIVPLLQDFQRQHGVKEVIDFVPKYYGSRLNLKGDEGKVDQDAVLLLENLKLANYDTLDRTRGFDLDAAKLIITDLAQFHAVPLALKLEKPDVFEREIKPFLMLWTPKERQRSELNKHVSRLIDDIEELKPLKERILNAFDESFAPRETRETFATITHNDCWVNNFLLKLENGKPVKNIIVDYQLCSYGSPARDIVFFLFSSVQDDVLKQHYDDLIKLYYQIFISTLEQLKCVTAPFTFEALEKEINNEARYSQFGHVTFMLYPVFRPQADIPDNTEINMFNHKIPDAHKRKFVSVVNEFIKRKWL is encoded by the coding sequence ATGAGTGCAGAACAAATTAAGAACATAGAGGATCTCATTCTGATAAGTGATGGTAAAAAGATAGTggattataaaataaaacgtcTGACAGCACCTGGTGAGAATAGTGGTAGTTTGATGTTAAAAGTGGACTTCACCGTCAAAACTCCTACTGGAAATGAAGAAATCCACGCGGCAGCGAAGACCGTTCCACCCAACGAATTGATTCAAGAGGTATTCAACACTGCGGTGACTTTCCGAAACGAAATCGctttctacaaaaaaatcgTTCCGCTGTTGCAAGACTTCCAAAGACAACACGGAGTCAAAGAGGTGATCGACTTCGTCCCAAAGTATTACGGAAGCCGGCTCAACTTAAAAGGTGACGAAGGCAAGGTGGATCAAGACGCAGTTTTGCTCCTGGAAAATCTAAAACTTGCAAATTATGACACCTTGGATCGAACACGAGGATTCGATTTGGACGCGGCCAAACTCATCATCACCGATTTGGCACAGTTCCATGCGGTACCTTTGGCCCTCAAGTTGGAAAAACCTGATGTTTTTGAAAGGGAAATCAAACCGTTCTTAATGCTGTGGACTCCAAAAGAACGACAACGCAGTGAACTCAACAAACACGTGAGTCGATTGATTGACGATATCGAAGAACTGAAACCATTGAAAGAAAGAATTCTAAATGCCTTCGATGAGAGTTTCGCGCCACGTGAAACTCGAGAAACTTTTGCCACCATCACCCACAATGATTGTTGGGTGAATAATTTCTTGCTCAAACTAGAAAATGGTAAACccgtaaaaaatataattgtggACTATCAGTTGTGCAGTTACGGGTCTCCTGCTAGAGACATAGTTTTCTTCTTATTCAGCAGCGTGCAAGACGATGTTCTGAAACAACACTACGACGATTTGATCAAGTTGTACTATCAGATCTTCATTTCAACTCTAGAACAACTGAAATGTGTTACGGCGCCGTTTACTTTTGAAGCTCTTGAAAAGGAGATCAACAACGAAGCCAGATATTCACAGTTTGGGCACGTTACGTTTATGCTTTACCCAGTTTTTCGTCCTCAAGCTGATATACCAGATAACACGGAAATTAACATGTTCAATCACAAAATTCCAGATGCTCACAAACGAAAATTTGTATCTGTtgttaatgaatttataaaaagaaaatggctTTGA